From the genome of Thermodesulfovibrionales bacterium, one region includes:
- a CDS encoding sigma 54-interacting transcriptional regulator → TQTFYPIGSTSEMQVDVRVISATNRDLPAMVREGKFREDLYHRLRVAEIQIPPLRERKSDILPLVRFFFYRYRHSAQKPLRGITSAFLNKLRSYEWPGNIRELENTIRSAIAISKTPYLTTHDLKDFGYHAARQKEMPFHETLSSVLIPFMKQSLETKERNLYEKIHREVDKTVFDYILSQTRENQSEAARILGINRLTLRKKVGTSR, encoded by the coding sequence ACCCAGACATTCTATCCAATCGGAAGCACGAGCGAAATGCAGGTTGACGTGAGGGTCATATCAGCCACGAACAGGGACCTGCCCGCCATGGTCAGGGAAGGAAAGTTCAGAGAGGACCTCTATCACAGATTGCGCGTTGCAGAGATTCAGATTCCTCCCCTTCGCGAGCGCAAGAGCGACATCCTTCCCCTTGTCCGGTTCTTCTTTTATCGTTATCGCCATTCGGCCCAGAAGCCACTAAGAGGAATCACGAGCGCCTTTCTGAACAAGCTCCGTTCCTATGAGTGGCCCGGCAATATCCGTGAGCTCGAAAATACGATCCGATCGGCAATCGCGATCAGCAAAACACCCTATCTCACGACCCATGACCTCAAAGACTTCGGATATCATGCTGCTCGGCAGAAGGAGATGCCCTTTCACGAAACCCTCTCTTCTGTTCTCATCCCATTTATGAAGCAGTCCCTTGAGACGAAGGAGAGGAATCTCTATGAGAAGATCCACCGGGAAGTGGACAAAACCGTGTTTGACTATATCCTGTCCCAGACGAGGGAGAACCAGTCCGAAGCTGCCCGCATACTTGGGATCAACAGGTTGACGTTGAGAAAAAAGGTTGGTACATCTCGCTGA